A window from Mycobacterium botniense encodes these proteins:
- a CDS encoding PE family protein has translation MAKNSHRRGFSATRGVRRFAGAGTTAAGAMAAAVLAPAIPPADADVLDLILDPLISMAAAGSGIPDVVGPATDTAAAVPASTLYPVDSALVYTVGVLNSTVNGLVQEWITGPVGQALDPIINAPTVFLFGRDLIGNGINDFSGANDSLFGGSGIFGNLSDGGFLAGNGGTGTTGVTGVDGGAGGVGGSAGLIGDGGTGGAGAPGAPGGDGGTGGLLLGNGGNGGAGGAAAVDGGTGGTGGDGGAAGLFGNGGIGGAGGAGATGTPGPEGTPGADGVSGVHGGAGGPGGSGGAGGTGGTGGLGGPGGNGGAAGLIIGDGGTGGTGGNGGDGGAGGLGGTGGVGGAGYDGGSTAAGGTGGAGGYGGAGGTGGDGGNGGAGGNGGAGGLFGNTGAGGGGGHGGYGGAGGDGGLGGTGGAGGAGITAGNGGGGGQGGNAGAGGAGGTGGSAGLGTPIGHLGGNGAAGDSGNGGDGGAGGLGGATAVTGGTGGTGGTGGAGGEGAAGGLGGEGGAGGEATGNGGTGGTGGNGGDGGTGSVVGGAGGTGGTGGDATGTGGTGGTGGNGGTGGVGDVNVAGAGGTGGAGGQATGIDGTGGHGGNGGTGGTGGTAVTGGLGGTGGAGGQATGTGGTGGHGGNGGTGGTGGTGTTLGADGGMGGTGGVGGTGTAVGGDGGTGGTGGTGGAATESSGIGGTGGTGGTGGHGGTGNGVAGEPGQAGQPGVTPTDATGGAGGDGGAGGTGGS, from the coding sequence ATGGCAAAAAACTCCCACCGGCGGGGCTTTTCCGCTACGCGCGGTGTCAGACGATTTGCCGGAGCCGGCACCACAGCCGCCGGTGCGATGGCCGCAGCGGTGCTGGCCCCGGCGATTCCGCCGGCCGACGCCGATGTGCTCGATCTGATTCTCGACCCGCTGATCAGCATGGCGGCGGCCGGCTCCGGGATTCCCGATGTGGTCGGGCCGGCCACCGATACGGCGGCCGCCGTCCCCGCATCCACGCTCTACCCGGTGGATTCGGCGCTGGTCTATACCGTCGGCGTCCTCAACAGCACGGTTAACGGGCTGGTCCAGGAGTGGATCACCGGCCCGGTCGGCCAAGCGCTGGATCCGATTATCAACGCGCCCACGGTGTTTTTGTTTGGGCGGGATTTGATCGGCAACGGCATCAACGACTTCAGCGGGGCCAACGATTCACTATTCGGTGGTTCGGGGATTTTCGGCAATCTCAGCGATGGTGGCTTCCTTGCCGGAAACGGGGGAACCGGGACCACCGGGGTGACGGGGGTCGACGGCGGGGCCGGCGGGGTCGGCGGCTCGGCCGGACTGATCGGCGACGGTGGCACGGGCGGAGCCGGCGCTCCCGGTGCTCCGGGCGGAGACGGCGGCACCGGCGGACTGTTGCTGGGCAACGGTGGTAACGGCGGCGCCGGTGGTGCCGCCGCGGTCGACGGCGGCACCGGCGGCACCGGCGGTGACGGCGGAGCCGCTGGGTTGTTCGGCAACGGCGGTATCGGGGGGGCCGGCGGGGCCGGCGCGACGGGGACACCAGGTCCGGAAGGCACGCCCGGTGCTGACGGCGTCAGCGGTGTTCACGGCGGTGCGGGCGGGCCCGGCGGCAGCGGCGGAGCCGGCGGGACCGGAGGGACCGGAGGTCTCGGGGGACCCGGCGGTAACGGCGGGGCCGCCGGGTTGATTATCGGTGACGGCGGCACCGGCGGCACCGGCGGTAACGGCGGCGACGGCGGTGCCGGGGGCCTCGGCGGTACCGGGGGTGTGGGCGGAGCCGGATATGACGGTGGCAGCACCGCTGCCGGCGGCACCGGCGGGGCCGGCGGATATGGCGGGGCCGGCGGCACCGGCGGGGACGGCGGTAACGGCGGGGCCGGCGGCAACGGCGGGGCCGGCGGCCTATTCGGCAACACCGGGGCCGGCGGCGGCGGCGGTCACGGCGGATATGGCGGGGCCGGCGGGGACGGCGGGCTCGGCGGCACCGGCGGGGCCGGCGGGGCCGGCATCACCGCCGGAAATGGCGGGGGCGGCGGTCAGGGCGGAAACGCCGGGGCCGGGGGGGCCGGCGGCACCGGCGGGTCTGCGGGCCTGGGTACACCCATCGGCCACCTCGGCGGGAACGGTGCTGCCGGCGACAGCGGCAACGGTGGCGACGGCGGGGCCGGCGGGCTCGGCGGCGCCACCGCCGTGACCGGTGGTACTGGCGGCACCGGCGGTACCGGCGGGGCCGGCGGCGAAGGTGCCGCCGGCGGGCTCGGCGGCGAAGGTGGGGCCGGCGGCGAAGCAACCGGTAACGGCGGCACCGGCGGAACCGGCGGAAATGGCGGTGACGGGGGCACCGGCAGCGTCGTCGGCGGCGCCGGGGGCACCGGCGGAACCGGCGGCGACGCAACGGGCACTGGCGGCACCGGCGGCACCGGCGGAAATGGGGGCACCGGAGGCGTCGGCGACGTCAACGTCGCCGGCGCCGGCGGCACCGGAGGCGCCGGGGGTCAAGCGACCGGCATCGACGGCACCGGCGGACATGGCGGTAACGGCGGCACCGGCGGCACCGGCGGGACGGCGGTCACCGGCGGGCTCGGCGGCACCGGCGGGGCCGGGGGCCAGGCGACCGGGACGGGCGGCACCGGTGGACATGGCGGTAACGGCGGCACCGGCGGCACCGGCGGCACCGGTACCACGCTCGGCGCCGACGGTGGTATGGGCGGTACCGGCGGCGTCGGCGGCACCGGTACCGCTGTCGGGGGTGACGGCGGCACCGGCGGCACCGGCGGCACCGGCGGTGCCGCCACCGAATCCAGCGGTATCGGCGGCACGGGCGGCACCGGCGGCACGGGTGGCCACGGAGGCACCGGCAACGGCGTGGCCGGGGAGCCCGGCCAGGCCGGTCAGCCCGGAGTGACGCCCACCGACGCAACCGGCGGCGCCGGCGGGGACGGCGGGGCTGGCGGGACCGGGGGCAGCTAA
- a CDS encoding SDR family NAD(P)-dependent oxidoreductase, with amino-acid sequence MSSDGKWTAADVPDQSGRVAVVTGSNTGIGYHTAAVLAHRGAHVVLAVRDLEKGNAALARIKAVNPQADVTLQKLDLSALDSVRTAADALRSAYPRIDLLINNAGVMWTPKQVTTDGFELQFGTNHLGHFALTGLLLDRLLPVRGSRVVTVSSQAHRIRARIHFDDLHWERRYDRIAAYGQSKLANLLFTYELQRRLAAQAMNTIAVAAHPGGSNTELTRNLPAIVKPAVTVLGPLLFQSAARGALPTLRAATDQSVQGGQYYGPDGLGEQRGHPKLVESSAQSHDAELQRRLWAVSEELTGVTFPV; translated from the coding sequence ATGAGTTCCGACGGCAAGTGGACCGCAGCGGACGTCCCGGATCAGAGCGGGCGCGTAGCGGTTGTGACCGGTTCTAACACTGGTATCGGCTACCACACGGCCGCGGTGCTCGCCCACCGGGGCGCGCATGTCGTGCTGGCGGTGCGCGATCTGGAGAAGGGCAACGCCGCCCTTGCGCGCATCAAGGCCGTCAACCCCCAGGCCGATGTCACGCTGCAGAAACTCGACTTGAGCGCCCTGGACTCGGTGCGCACCGCCGCCGACGCGCTGCGCTCGGCGTACCCGCGTATCGACTTGCTGATCAATAACGCCGGCGTGATGTGGACGCCCAAACAGGTGACCACCGACGGTTTCGAGTTACAGTTCGGCACCAACCACCTCGGTCATTTCGCGTTGACCGGTCTGCTGCTCGACCGGCTGCTGCCGGTGCGCGGGTCGCGCGTGGTGACGGTCAGCAGCCAGGCGCACCGGATCCGGGCACGCATCCACTTCGATGATCTGCACTGGGAACGCCGCTACGACCGGATCGCCGCCTACGGGCAATCCAAACTGGCCAACCTGTTGTTCACCTACGAGCTGCAGCGTCGACTGGCGGCGCAGGCCATGAACACCATCGCCGTCGCCGCGCACCCCGGCGGCTCCAACACCGAGCTAACCCGCAACCTGCCCGCCATCGTCAAGCCCGCGGTGACGGTGCTGGGCCCGCTGCTGTTCCAGAGCGCGGCGAGGGGTGCCTTGCCGACGCTGCGGGCTGCCACCGACCAGTCCGTGCAGGGCGGGCAGTATTACGGCCCCGACGGGCTCGGCGAGCAGCGCGGCCACCCCAAGCTCGTCGAGTCCAGCGCCCAGTCGCATGACGCGGAGTTGCAACGGCGGCTGTGGGCGGTTTCCGAAGAACTCACCGGCGTGACATTCCCGGTCTGA